Sequence from the Solea senegalensis isolate Sse05_10M linkage group LG1, IFAPA_SoseM_1, whole genome shotgun sequence genome:
ATGTAGGTCTaggactgaaacaattactcgattaatcgactccaaaatgactcatcaatttttttgagtgttttttgagtgtttttaaagaattataACAATTGTGtctgatttgtcagcttcttaaatgtaaatatatatatatatattgttttaatttataatatgtTAATACTTTTACATGACAAACGACTTACTGTATTTAGATGAGTGAAGAGAATTTGCTTGTCCCTTTCAGCACGATTTCCCATCAAGCCTGTCCCTCTGTGCTGCAACACAGTGTCCCCTGATGATGTCAGCAGCTTAATCACCGGGAACCCCGAAATACAACATGCACACGGAAAATGTGTCCACGCGCTCATGTAAGGTTGTCACATGTGCTGCAcgcaacataaacacatgtgtGATAAAGCATTAAAATTTTAACcaatcattgttttgtttatctccAGTTTCAAAAGTAAACAGGACAGGGAAAA
This genomic interval carries:
- the ccl34b.4 gene encoding chemokine (C-C motif) ligand 34b, duplicate 4; its protein translation is MKMSPRILSVALLLLCISLSTQVRARFPIKPVPLCCNTVSPDDVSSLITGNPEIQHAHGKCVHALIFKSKQDREKLCVDPKAAWVQKYMK